From Streptomyces sp. Edi4, one genomic window encodes:
- a CDS encoding PH domain-containing protein codes for MSGSREEFGGTGVEEAAGAPEAPGVQGTAPPGWRRLHPRSLLVHCGWMGAPLLTLLLTALAGGGRVTAGAWRTLAAVATSFAAVTAVGLIRWTRTRYRVTCDALEVRTGLLNLRLRSVPLRRIRTVDLTASPLHRLLGVTVLRAGTAGSGQGRGDLSLDALTFTEARRLRAALLSRAGMAGADRDDSLLARIDWRWSRYAPLTFWVVGGVFMVAGSVYRVLDGIGIQPWRLGFVQRAFAQFGASALWLTIPVALLAVLALGSVGSVALYVENWWNYRLEWTDAHTLRVRRGLFTTRSVTIEQARLRGVLVCEPLLLRAGGGALVRAVAGGLGDREENRKRSGLLPPAPRAQALRVADGVLRSPFPAQTARVALTTHPPAALRRRRTRGLLFVVLPGAAVLAFLGVVCTPVLLYCAVTYVVISTPAVLWLARDAYRSLAHGMRDGLLVTRSGTFSRDTLALRRDAIAAWTFSTSPFARRHGLVTLTAAVAAGEDGYAIRDLAAADAPGFAAAATPGLLDEFLIGPHGS; via the coding sequence ATGAGCGGGTCACGGGAGGAGTTCGGTGGCACGGGGGTGGAGGAGGCCGCAGGTGCGCCGGAGGCCCCAGGTGTGCAGGGGACCGCGCCGCCGGGGTGGCGCCGGCTGCACCCGCGTTCCCTGCTGGTGCACTGCGGCTGGATGGGGGCGCCGCTCCTTACGCTGCTCCTCACGGCACTGGCCGGGGGCGGCCGGGTCACCGCCGGCGCGTGGCGCACGCTCGCCGCCGTGGCGACCTCATTCGCCGCCGTCACCGCCGTCGGCCTGATCCGTTGGACCCGTACGCGCTACCGGGTCACCTGCGACGCCCTCGAGGTGCGGACCGGTCTCCTGAACCTGCGGCTGCGCAGCGTCCCGTTGCGGCGCATACGCACCGTCGACCTGACCGCGTCGCCGCTGCACCGGCTGCTGGGCGTCACCGTGCTGCGGGCCGGTACGGCGGGGTCGGGCCAGGGCCGAGGCGACCTGTCCCTCGACGCGCTCACCTTCACCGAGGCGCGCCGGCTGCGTGCCGCGTTGCTGTCCCGCGCGGGCATGGCGGGCGCCGACCGCGACGACTCGCTGCTCGCCCGCATCGACTGGCGCTGGTCGCGCTACGCCCCGCTCACGTTCTGGGTCGTCGGGGGGGTGTTCATGGTGGCCGGGTCGGTCTACCGGGTGCTGGACGGCATCGGCATCCAGCCGTGGCGACTCGGCTTCGTCCAGCGGGCGTTCGCGCAGTTCGGCGCGAGTGCGCTCTGGCTGACGATCCCGGTGGCGCTGCTGGCCGTGCTCGCCCTCGGCTCGGTCGGCTCCGTCGCCCTCTACGTCGAGAACTGGTGGAACTACCGTCTGGAATGGACCGACGCGCACACGCTGCGGGTGCGCCGAGGCCTGTTCACCACCCGTTCGGTGACCATCGAACAGGCGCGACTTCGGGGCGTGTTGGTGTGTGAGCCCCTGCTGCTGCGAGCCGGCGGCGGCGCGCTGGTCCGGGCGGTCGCCGGCGGCCTTGGAGACCGTGAGGAGAACCGTAAGCGCAGCGGACTGCTGCCGCCGGCGCCCCGCGCCCAGGCGTTGCGCGTGGCCGACGGGGTGCTGCGTTCGCCCTTCCCCGCACAAACCGCACGGGTGGCGCTCACGACCCATCCTCCGGCGGCGCTGCGGCGGCGCCGGACGCGCGGGCTGCTGTTCGTGGTGCTGCCCGGCGCCGCCGTCCTGGCCTTTCTCGGCGTGGTGTGCACGCCCGTGCTGCTGTACTGCGCGGTCACGTACGTGGTGATCTCCACACCGGCCGTGCTGTGGCTGGCGCGGGACGCGTACCGCAGTCTGGCGCATGGGATGCGGGACGGCCTTCTGGTCACCCGCTCCGGGACGTTCAGCCGGGACACCCTCGCGCTGCGGCGCGACGCCATCGCCGCCTGGACGTTCTCGACCTCGCCGTTCGCCCGTCGGCACGGGCTGGTCACGCTGACGGCGGCGGTCGCGGCCGGCGAGGACGGCTATGCCATCCGCGACCTGGCGGCTGCCGACGCCCCAGGCTTCGCCGCCGCGGCGACCCCGGGCCTCCTCGACGAGTTCCTGATCGGTCCCCACGGAAGCTGA
- a CDS encoding MFS transporter: MASLLPAPGAQRTLALSNFVYTVGSGLYLTAGVLYFTEDRHLPASQVGLGLGIAGLLSLAAGVAVGHLADRYGARGVYMGALVVQALATAGFVRADGFWPFAMAVAAAMAAKGAGNAARGPLIRHYGGDRPQAFRGYLRAVTNLGISLGAVLAGWAVQVGTHDAYQVLVLGNALAFMASAALLLPLPPVAPRPASDGPRWIALRDRPYLALTLLDGVMAIQFRVLTVAVPLWLVVATTAPHWLISGTMLVNTVIVVACQVHASRNIDTPTAGAVAYRRSGVAFLLACVIISLSAGVPAWAAAVLLLSAVVVHTIGELWHSAAGFEISFALAPPHATGQYLGVFGLGAGLAEAVGPTSLISLCVTWGRPGWYVVGALFVLAGLAAPLTVRWAQRRHADSAITSSETPSVEGASAPTSG, translated from the coding sequence ATGGCCTCCTTACTGCCGGCCCCGGGAGCCCAGCGCACCCTCGCGTTGTCGAACTTCGTCTACACCGTCGGCAGCGGTCTGTACCTCACCGCCGGGGTGCTCTACTTCACCGAGGACCGTCACCTCCCGGCATCCCAAGTGGGCCTGGGGCTGGGCATCGCCGGCCTGCTCTCCCTCGCCGCGGGCGTCGCCGTGGGCCACCTCGCGGACCGGTACGGGGCGCGTGGCGTGTACATGGGCGCCCTCGTCGTCCAGGCGCTGGCCACGGCCGGTTTCGTACGGGCGGACGGCTTCTGGCCATTCGCCATGGCGGTCGCAGCGGCCATGGCCGCAAAGGGGGCGGGCAACGCCGCGCGCGGTCCGCTCATCCGGCACTACGGGGGCGACCGTCCCCAGGCGTTCCGCGGCTACTTGCGCGCCGTGACCAACCTCGGGATATCCCTGGGAGCCGTCCTGGCGGGCTGGGCCGTGCAAGTGGGGACCCATGACGCGTACCAGGTACTCGTCCTCGGTAACGCCCTCGCCTTCATGGCGTCCGCCGCGCTTCTGCTCCCGCTGCCCCCGGTCGCGCCGCGGCCCGCCTCCGACGGCCCACGCTGGATCGCCCTGCGGGACCGCCCCTACCTCGCGCTCACCCTCCTGGACGGTGTCATGGCCATCCAGTTCAGGGTGCTCACCGTGGCCGTCCCGCTCTGGCTGGTCGTCGCCACCACGGCGCCCCATTGGCTGATCTCGGGGACCATGCTGGTCAACACCGTCATCGTCGTCGCCTGCCAGGTACACGCGAGCCGGAACATCGACACCCCCACGGCGGGTGCTGTCGCCTACCGGCGCTCGGGTGTGGCGTTCCTCCTCGCCTGCGTGATCATCTCGCTCTCGGCGGGAGTGCCGGCCTGGGCGGCCGCGGTGCTTCTCCTGTCGGCGGTGGTCGTGCACACGATCGGTGAACTGTGGCATTCCGCCGCCGGGTTCGAGATCTCCTTCGCTCTCGCTCCCCCGCACGCCACCGGTCAGTACCTCGGCGTCTTCGGGCTCGGCGCGGGCCTGGCGGAAGCCGTCGGCCCCACGTCGCTCATCTCGCTGTGCGTCACATGGGGCCGCCCCGGCTGGTACGTGGTGGGAGCGCTCTTCGTCCTGGCGGGCCTCGCGGCTCCTCTCACCGTCCGGTGGGCCCAGCGCCGTCACGCGGACAGTGCCATAACTAGCTCGGAAACACCGTCCGTTGAGGGCGCGAGCGCGCCGACATCAGGGTGA
- a CDS encoding TetR/AcrR family transcriptional regulator, whose amino-acid sequence MPKRVDHEARRQEISAALWRIASTRGLDGASLRDVAAEAGISLGRLQHYFRTRDEMLVFALRHINRLATQRVHERIEALGGEPTPREVLRACLSGMLPLDDRSRTGLLVGAAYYARAVHDEGVRAEAKSGIPHLRAFFAGQLQLAAERGELAPERATEDEAMLLISVTDGLATHVLLDVHDPETALRLLDLHLSKLFGDDAPAPTEGTSH is encoded by the coding sequence GTGCCCAAGAGGGTGGACCATGAAGCCAGACGGCAGGAGATCTCCGCCGCGCTGTGGCGGATCGCGAGCACGCGCGGACTGGACGGCGCGAGCCTGCGCGATGTCGCGGCCGAAGCGGGCATCTCGCTCGGCCGGCTCCAGCACTACTTCCGCACCCGGGACGAGATGCTGGTCTTCGCCCTCCGGCACATCAACCGGCTCGCCACCCAGCGCGTCCACGAGCGGATCGAAGCCCTCGGCGGCGAGCCCACCCCGCGCGAAGTCCTGCGCGCCTGCCTCTCGGGCATGCTGCCGCTGGACGACAGGAGCCGCACCGGACTTCTGGTCGGCGCGGCCTACTACGCGCGCGCCGTACACGACGAAGGTGTGCGCGCCGAGGCGAAGTCCGGCATCCCCCACCTCCGGGCGTTCTTCGCCGGCCAGCTCCAACTGGCCGCCGAGCGGGGCGAGTTGGCGCCCGAACGCGCCACTGAGGACGAGGCGATGCTCCTCATCAGCGTGACGGACGGCCTCGCCACCCATGTCCTGCTCGACGTGCACGATCCGGAAACGGCACTGCGCCTGCTCGACCTCCACCTCTCGAAGCTGTTCGGCGACGACGCCCCCGCTCCGACCGAGGGCACATCCCACTAG
- a CDS encoding vWA domain-containing protein, with amino-acid sequence MSGDQNYINHVALVLDASSSMSHLSRKVVEVADQQIAYLARRSKDLDQETRVTVYVFADKVECVIYDKDVLRMPSLRELYRVGGMTALLAATLKSQRELAQTAQLYGDHSFLTFVLTDGQENASHRCPDAPADDPRELVRAVAELVATQQDNWTLAVLVPDQMGKREAMQCGFPKDNIAIWDATSTRGLEEAGQVIQQATENFMVGRTKGIRGSRAVFSTGADAVNKATIAAAGLTPVDPSAYQLIPVARDAAIREWVVECGHTYRTGCAFYQLSKPEKIQARKQIAVLEKKTDRVYTGPEARALLGLPDAEVRVKADHNDDFTIFVQSTSVNRKLVPHTRLLLMI; translated from the coding sequence ATGTCCGGAGACCAGAACTACATCAATCACGTTGCTCTTGTACTGGACGCGAGTTCGTCCATGTCCCACCTGAGCCGCAAGGTCGTCGAGGTGGCCGACCAGCAGATCGCGTATCTGGCCCGCCGCTCGAAGGACCTGGACCAGGAGACGCGGGTCACCGTGTATGTCTTCGCCGACAAGGTGGAGTGTGTCATCTACGACAAGGACGTGCTGCGCATGCCGTCCTTGCGGGAGTTGTACCGGGTGGGCGGAATGACGGCGCTCTTGGCGGCCACCTTGAAATCGCAGCGGGAGCTGGCGCAGACCGCCCAACTCTACGGCGACCACAGCTTCTTGACGTTCGTCCTGACCGACGGCCAGGAGAACGCGAGCCACCGATGCCCGGACGCCCCGGCCGACGACCCGCGTGAACTGGTGCGGGCAGTGGCCGAGTTGGTAGCCACACAGCAGGACAACTGGACGCTGGCCGTCCTGGTGCCGGACCAGATGGGCAAGCGCGAAGCCATGCAGTGCGGTTTCCCGAAGGACAACATCGCCATCTGGGACGCGACCAGCACCCGGGGTCTGGAGGAGGCCGGGCAGGTCATCCAGCAGGCGACCGAGAATTTCATGGTCGGTCGCACCAAGGGCATCCGGGGATCGCGCGCGGTGTTCTCCACGGGAGCCGACGCGGTCAACAAGGCGACCATCGCGGCGGCGGGGCTCACGCCGGTGGATCCGTCCGCGTACCAGCTGATCCCGGTGGCCCGGGACGCGGCGATACGGGAGTGGGTCGTCGAGTGCGGCCACACCTACCGTACGGGCTGCGCGTTCTACCAGCTGAGCAAGCCGGAGAAGATCCAGGCGCGCAAGCAGATAGCGGTCCTGGAGAAGAAGACCGACCGGGTTTACACGGGGCCGGAGGCGCGGGCCCTGCTCGGCCTGCCCGACGCCGAGGTGCGCGTCAAGGCGGACCACAACGACGACTTCACGATATTCGTGCAGAGCACGAGCGTGAACCGGAAGCTCGTCCCGCACACGCGGCTCCTCCTGATGATCTGA
- a CDS encoding PIG-L family deacetylase yields MRFFRRATAPSQLSASLRPPAGQAAPHLQICAHTDDDLYFMTPDLLQSVRAGIPVVSVYLTTGEADGLNLASDDPARKTATPDYAGYTAARQHGIRAAYAAMVTGSRRAEWVRESLTVSEGAVAEINTLDEGRVTLIFLNLRTCVAMPDQKVLNLWSNKISELGTLRPSGSPIPARSDGRTLTRDGVITTLADLLTAYRPAVVRVMNPDPDRTRYDSSNDTVTYCDNSDHTAAALFAMAALRVHEERDREHWPVVESYSGYCNKLQPDNLSPAAAAEKFHYLAIYGGEDGHDCRKGPGECGDRPLGNRAFNRYYGQSTTHRWRGSTTWLQARGDGRLTAFAVLGGRPVMWTQDAPGSESWSGPEALGQWPAKDDARCLPRLDAVRDAQGRIHVFAVRSVIAPDPEDHRREVMHLQQSAPDDGFGTWQSLGSPHDQHNAIRRRALGMPTALVTASGHPQIVLRNFGTGLSSRTATDDGWGPWTDLHGGTLEGASAITQRNGHTEIYATTKTSMLRWHQPRPQGPLVRDYATQLARPAGTTTLVEGTDGRLIMFSRQPGTGWLIAHRQLEPGGTWNTQPELVDTTPGYGSVSATVLPGDTAVALVQRRDDGTLAISRQPLDGTPFSTEWAPCGNAPFAHTHSAALDAEARLVISTVGLDAQLHLLTVHPTDDDVSAWLIKDQSAGPAPA; encoded by the coding sequence ATGCGTTTCTTCCGTCGTGCCACCGCGCCCTCGCAGCTGAGCGCTTCGCTCCGGCCGCCAGCCGGACAGGCCGCACCGCACCTGCAGATCTGTGCCCATACCGATGACGACCTGTACTTCATGACGCCGGACCTGCTACAGAGCGTCCGGGCCGGCATCCCGGTCGTCAGTGTGTACCTCACCACCGGTGAGGCCGACGGTCTGAACCTGGCCTCCGACGACCCCGCCCGCAAGACGGCCACCCCCGACTACGCCGGCTACACGGCGGCCCGCCAGCACGGCATCAGGGCCGCCTACGCGGCCATGGTCACCGGGAGCCGCCGGGCCGAGTGGGTACGGGAGTCCCTGACGGTGAGCGAGGGGGCCGTTGCCGAGATCAACACCCTTGATGAGGGCCGCGTCACCCTGATCTTCCTCAACCTGCGTACGTGTGTGGCCATGCCCGACCAGAAGGTCCTCAACCTCTGGAGCAACAAGATCAGCGAGCTGGGCACCCTGCGCCCCAGCGGCAGCCCGATACCAGCCCGCAGCGACGGCCGGACCCTGACCCGCGACGGCGTCATCACCACCCTGGCCGACCTTCTGACCGCCTACCGGCCGGCCGTGGTCCGGGTGATGAACCCCGACCCGGACCGCACCCGGTACGACTCGTCCAACGACACCGTCACGTACTGCGACAACAGCGACCACACCGCCGCCGCCCTCTTCGCCATGGCCGCCCTGCGCGTCCACGAGGAGCGCGACCGGGAGCATTGGCCGGTCGTGGAAAGCTACTCCGGGTACTGCAACAAGCTCCAGCCCGACAACCTGAGCCCGGCCGCCGCCGCCGAAAAGTTCCACTACCTGGCCATTTACGGCGGCGAAGACGGCCACGACTGCCGCAAGGGCCCGGGTGAATGTGGCGACCGACCCCTCGGCAACCGCGCGTTCAACCGCTACTACGGCCAGAGCACCACCCACCGCTGGCGCGGCAGCACCACCTGGCTCCAGGCGCGCGGCGACGGCCGGCTCACCGCCTTCGCCGTGCTCGGCGGCCGCCCCGTCATGTGGACCCAGGACGCCCCAGGCAGCGAGTCCTGGAGCGGACCCGAGGCCCTGGGACAGTGGCCCGCCAAGGACGACGCCCGTTGCCTTCCCCGGCTCGACGCCGTACGCGACGCTCAGGGCCGCATCCACGTCTTCGCGGTCCGCTCGGTCATCGCCCCCGACCCCGAGGACCACCGCCGCGAGGTCATGCACCTCCAGCAGAGCGCCCCCGACGACGGCTTCGGCACCTGGCAGTCGCTGGGCAGCCCGCACGACCAGCACAACGCCATCCGCCGCCGCGCCCTCGGCATGCCCACCGCGCTGGTCACCGCCTCCGGGCACCCGCAGATCGTGCTGCGCAACTTCGGCACCGGTCTCAGCTCGCGCACCGCCACCGACGACGGCTGGGGCCCCTGGACCGATCTGCACGGCGGAACGCTTGAAGGCGCAAGCGCCATCACGCAGCGCAACGGGCACACCGAGATCTACGCGACCACCAAGACCAGCATGCTCCGCTGGCACCAGCCCCGCCCGCAGGGCCCCCTGGTGCGCGACTACGCGACGCAGCTGGCCCGCCCGGCCGGTACCACCACCCTGGTGGAGGGGACCGACGGCCGCCTGATCATGTTCTCCCGGCAGCCCGGCACCGGCTGGCTCATCGCCCACCGCCAGCTCGAACCCGGCGGCACGTGGAACACCCAGCCCGAACTCGTAGACACCACCCCCGGGTACGGCTCCGTCAGCGCCACCGTCCTGCCCGGAGACACCGCGGTCGCCCTCGTCCAGCGGCGTGACGACGGCACCTTGGCCATCAGTCGCCAACCCCTGGACGGCACGCCGTTCAGCACCGAGTGGGCGCCCTGCGGCAATGCCCCCTTCGCGCACACCCACTCCGCCGCCCTCGACGCCGAAGCCCGCCTCGTCATCTCCACCGTCGGCCTCGACGCCCAGCTCCATCTGCTCACCGTCCACCCCACGGACGACGACGTGAGCGCGTGGCTGATCAAGGACCAGAGCGCGGGCCCCGCTCCGGCCTGA
- a CDS encoding aminoglycoside phosphotransferase family protein, which translates to MCETDMIDADEELVRSLLREQHPDLADLPLREVAAGWGNQMWRLGEELAVRLPRTPSAAGDLRKEQRWLPALAPGLPLPVPVPVRIGLPSARFPRPWTVATWVPGEPGDRASITRGRHAAGRLAVFLRELHRVAPAGAPIHHRRGVPLRSVAAEFETHVRNVAGSDVADGARAVWEQAVAAGGWQGRPVGLHGDLHPANVVISGGTLAGVIDFGELCAGDPATDLAAAWLLLPTGVAPSFFAAYGHVDEAMIRRARGWAVVRGLSLVGIGRAWDRGLPGGQPTWGRAGWAALRRVLACERVGDSTGRS; encoded by the coding sequence ATGTGTGAGACGGACATGATCGACGCGGACGAAGAACTGGTGCGGTCCCTGCTGCGGGAGCAGCACCCGGATCTGGCGGACCTCCCCCTGCGCGAGGTGGCCGCCGGCTGGGGCAACCAGATGTGGCGCCTGGGCGAGGAGTTGGCGGTGCGTCTGCCGCGTACGCCCAGCGCGGCCGGCGATCTGCGCAAGGAGCAGCGGTGGCTCCCTGCCCTGGCCCCGGGCCTTCCGCTCCCGGTGCCGGTCCCCGTTCGGATCGGCCTGCCGTCCGCCCGTTTCCCGCGGCCCTGGACCGTCGCGACCTGGGTCCCCGGCGAACCGGGGGACCGCGCCTCGATCACCCGTGGCCGGCACGCGGCCGGTCGACTCGCCGTCTTTCTGCGGGAGTTGCACCGTGTCGCACCCGCCGGGGCGCCGATCCATCACCGACGCGGGGTTCCCCTGCGGTCCGTCGCGGCGGAGTTCGAGACGCACGTGCGGAACGTCGCGGGCAGCGATGTCGCCGACGGCGCCCGGGCGGTGTGGGAGCAGGCGGTCGCGGCCGGGGGGTGGCAGGGGCGGCCGGTAGGGCTGCACGGGGATCTGCATCCGGCCAACGTCGTCATCTCGGGCGGCACGCTCGCCGGTGTGATCGACTTCGGTGAACTCTGCGCCGGGGATCCCGCGACGGATCTCGCCGCCGCCTGGCTGCTGCTCCCCACCGGCGTGGCGCCGAGCTTCTTCGCGGCGTACGGACATGTGGACGAGGCGATGATCCGGCGCGCCCGCGGGTGGGCGGTCGTTCGTGGGCTGTCCCTCGTCGGCATCGGCCGGGCGTGGGACCGGGGGCTGCCCGGTGGGCAGCCGACCTGGGGGCGCGCGGGGTGGGCCGCTCTCCGTCGTGTCCTGGCGTGCGAGAGGGTGGGAGATTCGACCGGTAGGTCCTAG
- a CDS encoding aromatic acid exporter family protein, with amino-acid sequence MVREFTHPLLDFARRRREPAVVQTLRSTAAAVISYVVALRLSSEPAPLTAPLTALLVVQVTLYTTLVTAVRRVNSVVVGVLLAVGFSALVGLTWWSLGLIILAALVVGRFVKVGEFVPEVAISAMLVLGVTRVSATAWDRVLETLIGAGVGMLFNMLLAPPVWVESAGGAIEALAARMRRLLLDLGDEVGGHTPVARAAARLHEARRLDHDIAQVDVSLRQAEDSLRLNPRVKEGLLSRVVLRTGLDTLEISAVVLRVVCRSLTDLAKERTQEHLFEPEVGRALRDVFEHLARAIESFAVLITTQVSTNAEQAEERLAAELTAGRASRDRVADLFLAQVQRHPRQWQLHGALLAEVDRILNELDVEKRSQRLVEVLDQQSRKQRRRLPDVRRTRSRVRQILRLPEPGERPL; translated from the coding sequence ATGGTGCGGGAGTTCACTCATCCTCTGCTTGATTTCGCGCGCCGCCGCCGTGAACCGGCGGTGGTGCAGACCCTGCGTTCCACGGCGGCGGCCGTCATCTCCTACGTGGTGGCCCTGCGCCTGAGCAGCGAGCCCGCTCCCCTGACCGCGCCCCTGACGGCCCTGCTCGTCGTGCAGGTCACGCTCTACACCACCCTGGTCACCGCGGTGCGCAGGGTGAACTCGGTGGTCGTGGGCGTGCTGCTGGCCGTCGGTTTCAGCGCGCTGGTGGGCCTGACCTGGTGGAGCCTCGGGCTGATCATCCTGGCGGCGCTCGTGGTCGGGCGGTTCGTCAAGGTCGGCGAGTTCGTCCCCGAGGTGGCCATCAGCGCGATGCTCGTGCTGGGCGTGACCCGGGTCTCGGCGACGGCGTGGGACCGCGTCCTGGAGACGCTGATCGGCGCGGGCGTCGGCATGCTCTTCAACATGCTGCTGGCTCCGCCGGTGTGGGTGGAGTCCGCAGGCGGCGCCATCGAGGCGCTGGCCGCGCGGATGCGGCGGCTGCTGCTCGACCTGGGTGATGAGGTCGGCGGCCATACACCGGTGGCCCGGGCGGCGGCGCGTCTGCACGAGGCGCGGCGGCTCGATCACGACATCGCCCAGGTGGATGTCTCGCTGCGCCAGGCCGAGGACAGTCTCCGGCTCAATCCTCGCGTCAAGGAGGGGCTGCTGTCCCGGGTGGTGCTGCGTACCGGGCTCGACACCCTGGAGATCTCCGCGGTGGTGCTGCGGGTCGTGTGCCGCTCGCTCACCGACCTGGCGAAGGAGCGCACGCAGGAGCACCTGTTCGAGCCGGAGGTCGGACGCGCCCTGCGGGACGTCTTCGAGCACCTGGCCCGCGCGATCGAGAGCTTCGCCGTGCTGATCACGACACAGGTCAGCACCAACGCCGAACAGGCGGAGGAGCGGCTGGCGGCCGAGCTGACGGCCGGCCGGGCCAGCCGCGACCGCGTAGCCGACCTGTTCCTCGCGCAGGTTCAGCGCCACCCCCGGCAGTGGCAGCTGCACGGGGCGCTGCTCGCGGAGGTCGACCGGATCCTCAACGAGCTCGATGTGGAGAAGCGCTCGCAGCGCCTGGTCGAAGTCCTCGACCAGCAGTCGCGCAAGCAGCGGCGGCGCTTGCCCGATGTGCGCCGGACGCGCAGCCGGGTCCGTCAGATCCTGCGGCTGCCGGAACCCGGGGAACGCCCGCTCTGA
- a CDS encoding haloacid dehalogenase type II — protein sequence MTLAGAIDVVVFDVLGTMVDEPGGLRAAVREALAESREAPSPAPGATADAEMPGPQSAGSPGRETPGTRSQEQLLDQLVTMWQRHVEDEQRRIAEGARAYVNSAVLDREAAERVAGRAGLTDPAAIARLASASQRLRPWEDSRAGLARFAERFPVLGLSNAARATLLRLTAHAGLRWHQTLSAEGARAYKPAPQVYRLALRAAGCPPERVLMVAAHAWDLRGAQAVGMRTAYVRRPVGDPPRPSDTFDWRADGLAELAALVPSPPGSA from the coding sequence ATGACTCTGGCCGGCGCCATCGATGTCGTGGTCTTCGACGTACTGGGCACGATGGTCGACGAGCCGGGTGGACTCCGGGCGGCGGTGCGCGAGGCGCTGGCGGAGTCCCGCGAGGCGCCTTCCCCGGCGCCCGGCGCGACGGCCGACGCCGAGATGCCCGGTCCTCAGTCGGCAGGGTCCCCGGGGAGAGAGACCCCGGGGACACGGTCCCAGGAACAACTCCTGGACCAGCTCGTCACCATGTGGCAGAGGCATGTCGAGGACGAGCAGCGCCGCATCGCCGAGGGCGCGCGTGCCTACGTCAACTCCGCTGTCCTCGACCGCGAAGCCGCCGAACGCGTGGCCGGCCGGGCCGGACTCACCGACCCGGCGGCCATCGCGCGCCTCGCCTCCGCCAGTCAGCGGCTGCGCCCCTGGGAGGACTCCCGGGCAGGTCTGGCCCGGTTCGCCGAACGGTTTCCCGTGCTCGGCCTGAGCAACGCCGCCCGCGCGACCCTCCTGCGGCTCACCGCGCACGCCGGCCTGCGCTGGCACCAGACCCTGTCCGCCGAGGGCGCCCGGGCCTACAAGCCGGCACCCCAGGTGTACCGCCTCGCCCTGCGAGCGGCGGGGTGCCCTCCCGAGCGCGTCCTGATGGTCGCCGCCCACGCGTGGGACCTTCGCGGGGCCCAGGCAGTAGGAATGAGGACCGCCTACGTACGCCGGCCCGTGGGCGATCCCCCAAGGCCGTCGGACACCTTCGACTGGCGGGCGGACGGCCTGGCCGAACTGGCCGCACTGGTGCCGTCGCCCCCGGGAAGCGCCTGA
- a CDS encoding beta-glucanase, with protein sequence MVFTADFASTTQWVAGRSSAYPDGGPVNPGDNKLDYLVADPSYSRGGVFRATRNPDGTWNSGLLTTEGSAEGFMVRAGDVLEASVRLPTGVGAWPAIWTWRDGDQEVDIFEYHPDNPDLLELSNHVHGGQSYFRDTRVAPGASVDLRVKFGARSVTWWVNGARVFRDRGGVGRNWQAYLIVNLSVSAGRYHPQPPADLTELSYEVSALRVRRH encoded by the coding sequence ATCGTGTTCACCGCCGATTTCGCCTCGACCACGCAGTGGGTCGCCGGGCGCTCGTCGGCCTATCCGGACGGCGGACCGGTCAATCCCGGTGACAACAAACTCGACTATCTCGTGGCGGACCCGTCGTACAGCCGAGGCGGGGTGTTCCGGGCGACCCGGAACCCCGACGGGACGTGGAACAGCGGCCTGCTGACCACGGAAGGCAGTGCCGAAGGGTTCATGGTCCGTGCCGGGGACGTCCTTGAGGCCAGTGTGCGGCTGCCCACCGGCGTGGGGGCGTGGCCCGCCATCTGGACGTGGCGGGACGGTGATCAGGAAGTCGACATCTTCGAGTACCACCCGGACAATCCGGATCTCCTTGAGCTGTCCAACCACGTCCACGGGGGCCAGTCCTACTTCCGGGACACCCGCGTCGCCCCCGGCGCCTCGGTGGACCTGCGGGTCAAATTCGGGGCCCGGTCGGTCACCTGGTGGGTGAACGGCGCGCGCGTCTTCAGGGACCGTGGGGGCGTGGGGCGGAACTGGCAGGCGTACCTGATCGTGAACCTGTCCGTGAGCGCCGGCCGCTATCACCCCCAACCCCCGGCCGACCTGACGGAGTTGAGCTACGAGGTGTCCGCCCTGCGCGTACGACGTCACTGA
- a CDS encoding PH domain-containing protein: MHLTPAALLLRPPRRRVDPRARRWWTLQAFLALSGPMLLTALVLAALASLFFPGALPWLGPLLLVVLVLPALGYLVLMPRGRYRVHAWELGELAVYAAGGWFWHKRRIAPLSRVQTVDTVRGPLQRRYGLATVVVTTASTAGDIRIVGLSDADAEELSRRIGEAAQDVPGDAV, from the coding sequence ATGCACCTCACACCCGCCGCCCTGCTCCTGCGGCCACCCCGCCGCCGTGTCGATCCCCGGGCCCGCCGTTGGTGGACGCTTCAGGCGTTCCTGGCGCTCAGCGGTCCGATGCTGCTGACCGCGCTCGTCCTCGCGGCGCTCGCGTCGCTGTTCTTCCCCGGCGCCCTGCCGTGGCTCGGGCCGCTGCTGCTGGTCGTGCTCGTACTGCCCGCGCTCGGCTATCTCGTGCTGATGCCGCGCGGGCGCTATCGGGTGCACGCCTGGGAGCTCGGCGAACTGGCGGTCTACGCCGCCGGGGGCTGGTTCTGGCACAAGCGGCGGATCGCGCCGCTGTCCCGGGTGCAGACGGTGGACACGGTGCGCGGCCCACTGCAACGGCGTTACGGGCTTGCCACGGTCGTCGTCACCACCGCGTCGACGGCCGGCGACATCAGAATCGTGGGGCTGTCCGACGCGGACGCCGAGGAACTGTCCCGGCGCATCGGCGAAGCCGCCCAAGACGTGCCGGGTGACGCGGTATGA